The sequence CGCTCACCGTTCTGGCGGCGAGGCCCGTGCGCTTGTCCCACAGGAAGTCCGTGATGGCGGCGGCACTGCGGCCGGAGTCCCGGCACCCCCGCGGCGACGAAGTGCGACTCCACCCCCTCAACCCGAGACCCTGGGACCTCCCGCCTCGTTCCCGGGCTCCGCTCCAGTCCCGCCCGCCCCGGCTCCGTCCCCGCCCCCAGGCTCCGCTTGGCGCCGCTCGCACCGCCCCCGCCCGGGGCCCGATCCCAGCTCGGTCTCCGGCTCTGGCCTCTCCGATCCGTCGCCGCCACCGTGAGCGAGCACGTACGTACGTATGCACGCCCTGCGTCGCTTCCCAGCTACCCCTGGGCTCCGCCTCCAGAACCGCGCACGCCACCGCGTCCTTGCGTAGCTCGCGGGCGTCCGATGGTGTGAGCGGGGGAGGTGCTGGGGCGGGGGTTCATGGGGGCGGGGAGGGCGTCGCCGGGCTCCACAGGCCTGCTCCGCCCCGCCTCGTGTGGTTCCGTATTCGTCTGTCTTTTACCTTTTTCATGCACTTCTGTGGGTTCCTTAGGTTTGGAGATTTAAAAGAAAGGGTTGTCATTTATGGAGTGTCGCCGCTCGCCAACTTTTGAGGCTTGGCGGTGAGATCTGATTGTCCTGCATAGCCTGTAAATATCTAGTTCTTAAAACAGATCGGCCACCTAACCGCAGCAAGGAGGGGCTCCCACCTTTTGTCCTGAACAAAAGCTGTGCACATGTGGAGTCAGGGCCATGGCCATGAGGAAAGGTTTGGGAAGTGGAGGGATGGAGATTTGGGTGCTAAAAAGGGGAAATCACTTGAGAACTGTATGTTATGTACTTATACATAATATATGAGATGtgtaattgaaaaaaagaagaggaaagagaaggagaccTTGAGACAAATTGGCCCGAGTTAGAGATGCTATATAAGGAATTGagaaagggaaatgaaaaaataacctGAGGCTAACTATATTAAAGTCGGGGAATATCAGAAGGGAGCTGGGATGGAGGATAGTCAGATGGAGATTAGACCAGTTGGCCAGAAATGGTTTAGGAAAAGTTCCctgaaatagaagaggaagggtAATGAAGGAGTTGAGAGGAAAGAGTGGGGAGTTCACTTCCTTCTCCATGAACACCTTCCCAgatcattgattcattcaacaagtgcACAGCTCCTGTTCTTCAGCGCTTCACAGTGTAATGGGAGAGAAAGAGCTGTAAACAAATAGTGGCAGCCTGTGACAACAGCTGTCATGAACAGTGGTGCCCTGGCCACTGTAAGAAAGctctattgggccggccccgtggcttagcggttaagtgtgtgccctccactactggcgtcctggggttcggatcccaggcaggcactgacgcaccgcttctccgcccatgctcaggccacgtcccacatacagcaactggaaggatgtgcaactatgacatacaactatctactggggctttggggggaaaaaaaggaggaggattggcagtagatgttagctcagagccggtcttcctcagcaaaaagaggaggataagcacagatgttagctcagggctgatcttcctcaccaaaaaaaaaaaaaaaagaaagctctagACTAGATCCTACCTGGGGAAAGGAGAGTTGGAAATGTGTTTCTAGGTTTCCTAGAGGAGATGACATCTGAACCAACTGTTGGAAAGTGAATTGGAGGAGAAGAATACcaggcagagaaaatatttgcaaaggtcTGGAGACAAGGCAGAGCAAAGCATTTCAGCATGATTGGAGTCCTGGCTTTCAAGAGAGAGACTGTCAGAAAGTAGGTCCAAATTTTGCAGGGCCTTGTATGTCATTCTAAGGGGCTTAAATGTAATCCCATAGAAGACGGGGAAGTTTAAAGGACATTAAGCAAGTGATATAGCTACATTCGGATTTTAGGAAGGTAACTCTGGCAGACTGTGCAAAAAGAATTGGGCTGGGAGAGTTTAGAGACGCTTTTAGAGGCTTCTGAAATAATCTAGGTGAAAAAATGCTGAGGGCTTGAAATAAGGCAGTGGCAATAAGAAATGGCGATGAGGGGAAGAATTTGAGATGTTTAGGAACTTACAGCACTTACCACATAGCACTATAGTTTACCTGTTCTGTCGGTTTGCAGGCACAGACGAGCAGTGGCTTTATGGCTAGGACTTttgtattcatctttgtatcctcagCGTCTACTCGGTGACAGGCAGTCACGTTTGGTGAAGGTTAGCACAATGAATTCGGAAAGGAAATACTAGGAGGAGCAGTGTGGAGGAGATCAGAAGGAAGGACTATGCCTAGGAGAGTGAGAGTGCTGAGAGAAAGTGGAATGCAGAAAGTCCATGAGCGAGAGTGGGGAAGAATCTCAAAAGCCATTCCCTACCTCTTCCATTGGTCCCCAATCCCTCGCCTTCCCGAGTCTCACGAGCTACAACCAGCGTCCGGTTTTTCCGCCACTCGCAGGCGGCTCCACCTCCCCAACACTCAGTGGATAAAAGCCCATCAACTCTAGGCCACGCCCCTCTCCATGGCTCTGAGTTTCCCTACCTTCTCCTCCTACGCTGGGAAAACGGCCTCCTTTTGCTGAGCCACGCCCACCTCAGAGTCCCTCCAGGATGCAGGCTTTATTGGCCCCGGCCCCTCCCTGGATGGCTTTCGGACGGCCGCGCCCCCGCGCGCCCTGCCCAGCCTTCCCGCGGCCCTCGCCAGGGGGCGCAGCGCAAGCCGCCCGCTGTCCGCCAGAGTGTCTGTCGCACACACCCCCTCCGCCCCGCGCGCCGGCAGTTCCCAGCCGACTACGCCTCCGCTCCGAGCCCGCCGGGCTGCGCCGGCTCCGACTCCGGGAGGGGTCGGGGGGTCCCGGATGGCCGCGGTAGGGTCTAGGAGGCCAAGCGTGTAAGCCAACGGGCGTCATGGAGGCGGAGCAGCGGCCGACCACCCCGGCCGGCGACGGGGCGACCCCTGGGCTGGAGGCGGCGCCTCCTGCTGCCCCGGCGTCTGCGACCGCGGCCTCGGGTCCGACCCCTGGGTCTGGGTCCGGGCCCGAGCCCAAGAGGAGGCAGCTCGGGACGCTGCTGCAGCCCACGGTCAACAAGTTCTCCCTTCGCGTGTTCGGCAGCCACAAAGCAGTGGAAATCGAGCAGGAGCGGGTCAAGTCAGCGGGGGCCTGGATCATCCACCCCTACAGTGACTTCCGGTACTGGGGACCcggcagggagggcgggggcacAGACCCTACCCCCACGGGCCGCGACACGGCCCGCTCCACGGTCACTTCATTTCCGGCCCAGGGGTCCCCGGGTGGGGCGAGAGAGTCACATCCCCCAACCTAGCCTGAGAATTCTTGGGCGAGGGATTCCCAGCCAGAGGTCTTCGGTGACTTCTCAGGCTGAGGCTGCCAGAAGGGACAAGCAGAGACCTGGATTTCCCGTTTCGGGAACGCGGCAACCCCCCAGGACCACAGGGACCACTGGAATTAGAAACCCCTGCCTCCTCCAGTCCTGCTTGCGGGGGATCTGGGAAATTATGTCATATTCCAAGGCTTGGAGTCAGCCTGAGAGAGAAACCGAGCTCTGCTATCTCCCACTCCCCTACTCCCACCTCCAGCACCTGCCCAGTTAAGCAGGGCAGGCTGCCAGGAAAAAtagggacactgggagggaaATGGGGGCGAGGGTCGCGTCCTGACAGCAGTTCTGGTCGCTGTCCCCGGTGCTGAAGTCAGGATGCAGTGGGGCCGGGCCAGGACTCAGCGATTGAGGCAGCAACGCAGGGGCACGGCCACCGCCCAGGTGACTACCAGAGAGAAGGGACCGAGGGTGGGGGTAGGGCCGTTTCACAGTCCCCATCAGGCTGTACGTCTACATCAAGGTCGCTAGGGGAGGAGAGCAGCCCTGTCCTTGAGGCAAATGAAGGACAGCTTTTGGACGAGGCAAGGATGTGTGCAAAGCACCAACCTGGGGAGCGAAATGAGGAGAAAGGATGAGATGTGAATCAGGAGCCTGGAAACACAATTGGAGACCTAGACATCATCTTGAATCCACAGACATACACACTCCCTAAATGTTCCTGTTTCCCTCATTGTTCATTCCACTCTCCTCTTCTTTATTGCCTCATTCCTATCCCACCAGTGCACCTTTTCTAGTCTCCTGTggatctccctcccctcccccatttcaCCCTCATACGTATCCCCAGAAGCCGTGTATCCCCCTTACTATCGTGCTTTTTCTCTGTCCTCTCTACTGCATCACCCGCCAAGCTTGTGACTGCCTGTGAGTCAGGCTGTGAAGATGCTCTATGGCTAGGCGAACCCTCTCTTCTCTCAGCTCACAGTACAGGATTTCTCCAGTGGCCCAGGAGTGAGAGGAAGAGGGGGTCGAGGATTTGTTGTTGATTGAAAGCACACTGTCTGAGGGGCTTCCTGGAGGCCTCGACTTGCGGAACACCAAACTTCTTTCAGGGGCTGAAAGGATTAATTTTGTAGTCAGAGTCAGAAGGGGTTGGATCCTGGGGTCCCAACCCAGCTGGGTCCTGGGGTGATGCTGCGATTAGGTGTGTCCTGGAATTAAAACCATCATAGCTAATGGAGCCCCTCAGATTATCCAGTGACTTTCTCTGAATGAAGGCTTCACCTAGCTCCCTCCTGACCTCTTCTTTCCACAGCTTCCACCACAGCAGTGTGGCTCTCCCCTGCCCATGCCCTTGCCTGGTCTCAGCCAGAGTCCCAGTGGGCACAGGGAGGTTAGTGGGGGAAAGGAGTGTAGAACTTCAAGCCTTTCTGCCTCAGAATCTCCTATGGAGCTTCTCTGTATGTGCAGCCCTGTCTGAGGTGctgtggaggggagaggggcatcCCTGAAAAGCTCAGTTCAGATGGGAGGCAGGACAGACCAAATGAGCAGGGGACACCCCAGGACACAAATGAGCAGATCCCAGCGGAGGAACTGAAACCGTGGGTCCAGCTGtgctggggaggagggatggggtggggaaggCTGGGGAGGGCATGAAGTCCTAGACTAGGAATGGGCAGAGAGCTGGAAATGGGAGAAGCAGCAGCCTCTTCAGAAATCTGGGGATAAAGGGTGGGTGAGTCATAACACCAACTAGTACTTGTACAGCACTGTCACATCCATTGTCTCAGTGGTTATTTTTTCAACAACTCTGTGAGATTAGCACAgagtactttatattttttttaacttttaaaatatttaataatagtgACATagatcacatatatatatagtaagggtgttacatatatatttttatacatattaagaagataaatatgtatatatatagtagggatatatagtatatatatgtatatggtagatatatatatatagtagtaTAGTATATAGCAGgccatatatatatgaaaaagtaattataaagcaACCTCACGGGTAACAACTAACTGGGGTAAGAGAGACTACATTGCCGGCAGCCCAGAAGCCTCCCCACAGCTCTCACATTCCTTTCCCATGTCCAGTATGCTAACTTTTGTGGTACTCATTTCCTGTTTTTGAACTCTATACAAGTGGAATCATccagtatgtatttttttgttccctcttcttttgctcaacattaaatttgtaagattcatccataCTGCGGAATGTAGCTGAAGTTGGGTGATTTCACAGTTGTATAGTATTTCAGGGCATGAATATATCACAGTGTATTTTACAGTATCACTACtgtatttttctacatttttctgccaatggacatttgggttgtttccagatttaATGCTGCTATTCCTGTATACATCTCCTGGAGCGCATGTTTCCCGTGAGtgtgtatatacctaggaatggaattgctgggttgcaGGGGATACAAATGTTTAATTTTACCAGAtaatgccaaactattttcccaaATGGTGGTCCCAATTTACACTTCCACAAGCTGCAAATGATCATTCCGCTATTCTGTATCCTTGCCCACTCTTGCCTGTGTCAGACTACCTGCTGTTAGTCTAGTGGCTGGTGAAATATCGTCGTGGTCTTATTCCCCATCCCACCCTCACCTTAGGTTTTACTGGGACCTGATCATGCTCCTGCTGATGGTGGGGAATCTCATTGTGCTGCCCGTGGGCATCACCTTCTTCAAGGAGGAGAACTCCCCGCCTTGGATCGTTTTCAACGTCCTCTCTGACACTTTTTTCCTGCTGGATCTGGTGCTCAACTTCCGCACGGGCATCGTGGTAGAGGAGGGTGCTGAGATCCTGCTGTCACCACGGGCCATCCGCACACGCTACCTGCGCACCTGGTTCCTGGTAGACCTCATCTCCTCTATCCCTGTGGATTATATCTTcctggtggtggagctggagccACGACTGGACGCCGAGGTCTACAAAACAGCGCGGGCCCTGCGCATTGTGCGCTTCACCAAGATCCTCAGCCTGCTGCGGCTGCTCCGCCTCTCCCGCCTCATCCGCTACATACACcagtgggaggaggtggggcggggaggtgggcaggggggctcGCAGACTCCTCCAAGACAGGGATATGGGTGGGGCTTCTGGTGACTTTAGGGGGAGCAGATGAGTGGGGCTTCTGAGGGTAGGCTCTCTCCAAGTTGGTGggagagaagcagggacaggatAAGTGTTCAGGGAATCGGGCCCCAAGGTGAGGACAGTGGTGCAGGAGGGTGGAGCACAGCTGCTGGAAAAACACGTGAGAGTTAGCTGGACTCTGGGAGCAAGATGTGGGAGGGGAGTTAAGAATTGCAGGGGGTGGGAGAGGCTAGAGTTTCAACTTCAGGGTGGCAGAGTTTAGGCGTTCAGAGTGTGGGCTCTGCAACCTCATTGCCTGTGATCAGATCCCAGTTTTACTATTGACTGTATGAGAGTTGGTTTTCTCTTCTATAACATGAAAGTAGTGGGGGccgggccggcccgatggcgcaagcggttaagtgtgcgcgctccactgtggtggcctggagttcgccggttcggatcctggcgtgcaccgacgcactgcttggcaagccatgctgtggcggcgtcccatataaagtggaggaagatgggcacagatgttagcccagggccaatcttcctcagcaaaaaaaaaaagaggaggattggcagatgttagcacagggctgatctcctcacaaaataaataaacaaataaataaaatgaaaatggtgAATATACTTGGGTTATAAGGATTAAAGGAGGTAACAcccataaagcacttagaatggtgcctggctcatagtaagttctcagtaaattacctattgttattgttgttgttattattattattaatttgaaaGGAAGAGGGCTGCTGGCATTAATCCTTATACACATACCCTGGGGACATTACATTCTGAAatgccctctctccttttttccagGCTGCACCTGGGCAGCTTGTGCAGTAGACCATTTTGAGTTTCTGCTGTGATGCTTACTGTGTGATTCTGGGTACATGAATGGCATCAATTTTCCTATCTGTAAGATGAGGGTAGAAACACAGCCTACTTGTATTAGCTATTTATGTGTGCTGTAAAGCCCTATACAAATGAATAagagccacatttaaaaaattcatgggGGCTGGGGCTAGAGAGAAGTTCAAAGAGAGAGTTTGTACGGTTGGGAATGACCAGCAGGGAGGGGTTCCTGTCCACAGTAGCCCCTCCTCGGACTCCTCAGATCTTTCACATGACCTATGACCTGGCCAGTGCCGTGGTTCGCATCTTCAACCTCATCGGGATGATGCTGCTGCTATGTCACTGGGATGGCTGTCTGCAGTTCCTGGTCCCCATGCTGCAGGACTTCCCTCCTGACTGCTGGGTCTCCATCAACCACATGGTGGTGAGAACTCCCCACAGCTCTGCCTCTCCTGGGCCTTCCAAGGGCTCTTCTGCCCAAGTAGCAGGGATGACCACCgggggcaggaggtgggagaTGATGGAGAGATGATCAAGAGAGAAGACAGgagtgaggaggtggggaggtgagaggagaggggaaagagacCCAGAAGAAGTGTTTGTGTGTTGGAGGGAGCAAGCAGGGAAGGAATCCTaggcagaaactgaggccctcCAAGCTGCAAAAGAGGCCCCTTCTGCCTCAGGGCCCCCAGAACCAAACCTAAGTGCCTTCTGGGAGGCAAGTCTGAAGAAGAAGGGGGCAGGTGGAAGaactgaaagagagagaaaagggagcagGAGGAGAATGAGGCTCTGAGGGGCCTATGCCCAGCTCTGCAATACACTCTGCCCCCCAGAACCACTCGTGGGGCCGCCAGTACTCCCACGCCCTATTCAAGGCCATGAGCCACATGCTGTGCATTGGCTATGGGCAGCAGGCACCTGTAGGCACGCCCGACGTCTGGCTCACCATGCTCAGCATGATCGTGGGCGCCACGTGCTACGCCATGTTCATCGGCCACGCCACTGCCCTCATCCAGTCCCTGGACTCTTCCCGGCGTCAGTACCAGGAAAAGGTCAGCAGGGGCAGGAGAAGGAAGGGGTGGGCATGGAGGGGTGCTGGAGGCTGGGTAGCTCAACTGGAGGCCCATTCTGATATATGCCCCTCTTGGATTTCTGTGTCCTTCCTTGCCCCATGCCCATGTGTCCCGTCCCCTGTGTGTACTTTTCCTTATTTGCACCTCTGCCCATTTCTGGGTTTTCCTATGACTGTGTTGTGTGTCCTCCCTGTATCCACCATTATCCACATGTCCTTCTGTGGCCGTGTGTATCCCCATCTGTCTCCATGTTTCACCCCTCTGGATATGGCCCTGTCTGTGATCTTCCTCCACACCTCGCTCCCACCCTGTTCCTGTCCCAcatctgtctctgtgtcctcttgCCTGCTGGCCACCGGCTGGCCCTCCAGTACAAGCAGGTGGAACAGTACATGTCCTTCCACAAGCTGCCAGCTGACACCCGGCAGCGCATCCATGAATACTACGAGCACCGCTACCAGGGCAAGATGTTCGACGAGGAGAGCATCCTGGGCGAGCTGAGCGAGCCGCTGCGGGAGGTGGGACTGGGCGCGGCCCTGGAGGGGGCTCTTCAAGGACTTGGGCTTCTGGGATGCCATGTGGGGTAGGGGCTGTTGGTCAGCTGGTACACCTATAGGGTGTAGGGCCTGCAGACGGCCCCACAGGAGGCCAGGACTTTGGGGGGCTTTTAGGGGCTAGGGTCTTTCTTGAAGGTCTAATGGGGGTGAAGTATACATGGGGAGGGGCTGCAGGGTTCTCCATTTTGGGGGTATGGTCCTGCAAGGGCTCATGGGAGAGCTCTGAAGGCAGGAGCTTAGGGGTGGTCCCAGGCCCACTGAAGCATCCCCATCCTTTGGCAGATCATGCCTCCAGGGGTAGGGCCTCTGGAGACAGATGAGCTTGATAGGGGCACCTCAGGGCAGGGGGCACAGCCTGCCTGACAGGCCCCTCCCCTGCGCAGGAGATCATTAACTACACCTGCCGAGGCCTGGTGGCCCACATGCCGCTGTTCGCCCACGCCGACCCCAGCTTCGTCACGGCGGTGCTCACCAAACTGCGCTTTGAGGTCTTCCAGCCGGGAGACCTCGTGGTGCGTGAGGGCTCCGTGGGCAGGAAGATGTACTTCATCCAGCATGGGCTTCTCAGTGTGCTGGCACGTGGCGCCCGGGACACCCGCCTCACTGACGGATCCTACTTTGGGGGTCAGCAGGCCTCAGGGTGGGTGGGGGGACTGGAACAGAGGACAGAGGGCAACTGCTCCCCTGGATCAGGGTCCCTGCCTGGTTGTGCTGCAGCATCACAGAGttccagcccctccccaggcctacttaatcagaatctctgggcctggggcctggagcTCTGTATTTTATAAAAAGCTTCTTAAGAGATTCTAATGCACAGCCAGGTTGAAAATTTCTGGGCCAGTGGGCCTTTTAGAACCCTTAAGCAGTGAAATCCGAGGAGCCTATGAGATGAGGGCAAGATAGGAATCCAGCAGTGCTGTTCAAGGGCCTTGAGCTTGGTGGCTCCCTGCTGGTGTGATCCAGGGACCCAGCCTGTGGCAGTGGGGGCAGTTCTGCCAGCTGCTGCCCAAAGTGACTTGAGGCTCATGTAATCTCTCAGTACCCAAACCACCCGCCCCCTCCAGCATCCCTGTTGTGTTGCCTTTGCCCTTTGGCActgcttttctccttctggttgcCCTTGGTGTTCACTCaaaggggtgggagggaagggtaCACAGAGGGCGCTGCCCCAAGCCTACCCCTCGGGACAGAGCAGGGGAGGTGGGATGGGATTTAACGTGGAGTGGCAGAACTAGGAATGTGCGGGCCAGCCAGACCTGCCTGTTTGTCGGCTTTAGTTTGGAGAGAGTGAGAAGGATGGTAATTGTGCAGGTCTGGAGAAAGACAATGCTTGGAGCATTTAGGGACCTGGGTTGGGTGGGTGGTCACTAATTTCCCCATCTGGGAGGGAACCTGAGGAAGCTGAGTCAGCTGCTTGCATGCCAGTGAGAGGGAGTTCTGGGAACGGTGGTTCTCAAGGCCTTCTCCCAACTTCGGCAGAGATCTGTCTGCTGACTCGGGGCCGGCGCACGGCCAGCGTGCGGGCTGACACCTACTGCCGCCTCTACTCGCTCAGCGTGGACCATTTCAATGCGGTGCTCGAGGAATTCCCAATGATGCGCCGGGCCTTCGAGACTGTGGCCATGGATCGGCTGCGCCGCATCGGTGAGGCCTGTCCACCCTGTCTGCTCTGGGTCCAGGCTGTGCCGTCACCCCGTCTCCATAGCAAGAAGCTATTCAGCATTCCACTCCAGCCCACCCCAGTCCCAGCAAATGCCTCCAGTAGGCCTTTCAACACTGTTGCTCGCTGTCCTTATCACTCAGCATCTTCTACTGCTGGAGATATCGCCCTGAGTCCCCATGCCCTGAGTCCTCCCTCCCTGAGTACCAGTCCATGACCCTCATCACCTCTGATACATACTGTTATCCCCTGACCCTCCTCCTCCAACCCCcatctccatccctccatcccccaaCCCTCCATACTTTTGACCCTCATCCCCTACCCTCACCCCACCACCATCCCTTGCCTCCATCTTGTTCAGCTCACCCTCTTTGATATCCAACCTTCACGTTGGATTTCTTCCCTATTCTTAACTCCTCCCTCCTGGGAAAACTTCTAGGCAAGAAGAATTCCATACTACAGAGGAAGCGCTCTGAGCCGAGTCCTGGCAGCAGTGGGGGCATCGTGGAGCAGCAGTTGGTACAACACGACAGGGACATGGCTCGGGGTGTTCGGGGCCTGGCCCCAGGCACAGGAGCTCGGCTCAGCGGAAAGCCAGTGCTGTGGGAGCCACTGGTGCACGCGCCCCTGCAGGCAGCCGCCGTGACCTCCAATGTGGCCATTGCCCTGACTCACCAGCGGggccctctgcccctctcccctGACTCTCCAGCCACCTTCCTGGCTCGCTCTGCTCGATGCTCAGCTGGCTCCCCAGCCTCCCCGCTGGTGCCTGTCCGAGCCGGCCCTCTGCTGGCCCCGGGGCCATGGGCATCCACCTCCCGCCTGCCAGCCCCACCTGCTCGAACCCT comes from Diceros bicornis minor isolate mBicDic1 chromosome 4, mDicBic1.mat.cur, whole genome shotgun sequence and encodes:
- the HCN3 gene encoding potassium/sodium hyperpolarization-activated cyclic nucleotide-gated channel 3 — translated: MEAEQRPTTPAGDGATPGLEAAPPAAPASATAASGPTPGSGSGPEPKRRQLGTLLQPTVNKFSLRVFGSHKAVEIEQERVKSAGAWIIHPYSDFRFYWDLIMLLLMVGNLIVLPVGITFFKEENSPPWIVFNVLSDTFFLLDLVLNFRTGIVVEEGAEILLSPRAIRTRYLRTWFLVDLISSIPVDYIFLVVELEPRLDAEVYKTARALRIVRFTKILSLLRLLRLSRLIRYIHQWEEIFHMTYDLASAVVRIFNLIGMMLLLCHWDGCLQFLVPMLQDFPPDCWVSINHMVNHSWGRQYSHALFKAMSHMLCIGYGQQAPVGTPDVWLTMLSMIVGATCYAMFIGHATALIQSLDSSRRQYQEKYKQVEQYMSFHKLPADTRQRIHEYYEHRYQGKMFDEESILGELSEPLREEIINYTCRGLVAHMPLFAHADPSFVTAVLTKLRFEVFQPGDLVVREGSVGRKMYFIQHGLLSVLARGARDTRLTDGSYFGEICLLTRGRRTASVRADTYCRLYSLSVDHFNAVLEEFPMMRRAFETVAMDRLRRIGKKNSILQRKRSEPSPGSSGGIVEQQLVQHDRDMARGVRGLAPGTGARLSGKPVLWEPLVHAPLQAAAVTSNVAIALTHQRGPLPLSPDSPATFLARSARCSAGSPASPLVPVRAGPLLAPGPWASTSRLPAPPARTLHASLSRAGRSQVSLLGPPPGGGGRRLGPRGRPLSASQPSLPQRAAGDGSPGRKGSGSERLPPSGLLAKPPGTAQPLRPPVPEPATPRGPQLSANM